CTTCGAGACCGAGGGCTTCCAGCTCACGCGTCAGCTCGCCCAGGCGCGCCTCGACCTCGGCCAGGCGCTCCTCCAGGCGGCCCCGCTCCCGCTCCAGCCCCTCCGCGCGCCCCCGCAGGGCGGCCAGGCGCTCCTGCCGCTCCTCGTAACGCTCCAGCGCCAGGCGGTGGTTGGCGACGTCGCGGTCGTGCTCCTTCCAGGCCTCGAGCCGCGCCGCCAGCTCCGCGCGGCGCGCATTCAGGACTTCCAGCCGCCGGCGTGCGGCCTCCAACGGCCCGGCGTCCGGCTCGGCGACGGGCGCGGGCGGTTCAGGGAGCGCGCCGGGCTCGGGAAGGCGCTCGAGGGCCCGCGCCGCCGCGTCGCGTTCGGCGCTGAGGCGGCGGAGGCGCTCCTCCAGCGGCCCGAGTTCGAGGGCGGTGCGGGCGGCCTCCAGCTCGCGCATTTCCGCCTCGACGCGGCGCAGCTCGGCCTCGGCCTCCTCCCGCTCGCCGTTGAGTCTGCGCAGCCGGTTGCGGAGCTCCAGGCGCGCGCCGCCACCGCGCCCGGCCCGGCCTCCGCTGACCGACCCCAGGGGCTCGACGACCTCCCCCGCGAGGGTGACCATGCGCACGCGACGCTTCTCCCGCGCCAGCGCGAGCGCCACCTCGAGGTCCTCGACGACCAGGGTGTCCCCGAAGAGGGCGTCGGTAAGTTTGCGCTCGCCGCGGACCGCGAAGATTTCCCGGGCGGCCCCGACCACCCCTTCGCGTCCGAGCCAGGGGCCCAGGTCGCCGGTGCGCGGCCGGGCCAGGTCCCGCGCCAGCAGGGTGGCCCGACCGCCCTCGCGCTTCAGGCGCGCCACCGCCTCCCGCAAGGAGCGCTCGTCCTCCATGAGCACCCACTGGATGCGGGCGCCCAGAGCGGCCTCGGCGGCGGCCTCCAGGCCTGGCGGCACCTCGAGCAGGTCGGCCACCACCCCGAGCATGCCCGCGGGGCGCCAGCGCACGAGCCGGCGCGGACCTTCGGCAAGATCGGAACCGCCCGCCACCAATTTTTCCAGCCGATCGGCCTCGCGCCGCGCGGCCTCGAGCTCGGCCCGCAGGCGGCCCGCCCGATCCCGCAGCCCTTCGAGCGTCGCGCGCAGCTCGGCGTCCCGGGCGGCGGCCTCGTCCCGCGCCGCCCGCGCCCCCTCGAGCGCGCGCTCGGCCTCCGCCAGCGCCTGCGCCCAGCGGTCCCGCTCCTTGCGTGCGAGCGCGTGGGCCTCGCGCGCCGCTTCGTAGCGCGCCAGCGCCTCGCGGTACTCCCGAAAGGCGCGCTGCTGTTCGGCGTAGGCCCGCTCGGCGGCCCGCGCGGCCTCCTCGGCCTGGGCGGTCTCGGTCGCGAGCTCCTCCCACGCCGCGTGCAAGCGCGCCCTCTCCTCTTCGGGACCCGGCGGCGACGGGGGTTCGGGCGGCTGCAGCTGCGCCAGGCGCGCGGCCTCTTCGTCGAGGCGGCTGCGCTCGGCCGCCAGCCTTTCGAGGGCGCTGTGCAGCTGTGCGCGTTCACGCGCGAGGAAACCGCGCTCGCTTTCGAGCGCGGCGTGGCGCGCCTGAACCCGGGCGAAGGCTTCGCCGGCGACGGATCGCTCGCGCTCGAGCGCCTCTCCACGCTCTTGGGCGGCCAGGCGCTCCTTCTCGGCCTCCACACGCGCCTGCTCGAGCACGCCAAGGCGCTGCCGCAACCGGGCGATCTCTTCTTCGAGGGCGCGCCGCCGCGCCCGAAACAGGCCGCGCTGCACCGCGAGCCGCTCGCGGGCCAGGGCCTCGGCGCGCTTCGCCTCCTCGGCTTCGGCGACGAGCCGCGCCTTCTCGGCCAACCGGCCCGCGTGCTGCTCGCGCAGGGTTTCCAGGTGCCGCGCCGCTCGCTCAAGTCGCTGCCGGGTCTCGCGCAGCGCCAGGGTCACGACCCTGAGGCCGGCGGCGTCTTCGAGCCGTTCGAGAAGGGCGTCCGGGGAGGACTCCAGAATGGTGGAGACCTCCCCCTGCCCGACGAGCGCATGTGCGTTTTTTCCCAGGCCCGTTCCTGCGAGCACCCGCTCGATCTGGCGAAACGTCGCCCGCTTGCCGTTGAGGCGCACGTCCTGATCGCCGGAGCGGTCGATGCGGCGGCGGACCACGTAGCGCTCGCGTCCGTCGCGGAGCACGAGCTCCACCTCGGCGAAGGGCATGGGCTTGCGGCCGTCGCCCCCGTGGAAGATCAGCGCCTCCGCCTCGCGGGCCCGCAGGGCCCGCGCCCGTGAACCCATCACGAAGCGGATCGCTTCGACGACGTTGCTCTTGCCGGAACCGTTGGGGCCGATGACGCCCGAGATCCCGCGGTCGAAGTGGAGTTCCACGCGGTCGGCGAACGACTTGAATCCGTGCAGGGTCAGGCGTTCAATCTTCATCGTCGTGGGCGAGGTAGCGTTCCAGGGCCTCCCGGGACGAAGCCAAGGGGTAGCGCGCCTCGTTCGCTTCGAGCTTGCGCAGCATCGCGGCCTCGAGGTCGATCCCGAGCTGGTCGGCCAGCTTGTACAAGAGTAACCCGGCGTCGGCGAGTTCCTCGGTCAGGTTGGGCGCCCCCTCCTTGTAGGCCGCCCGTCGCAGCAGCTCGCGGGCCACCTCACCGAGCTCCTCCATCAGGTGCAGGTAGGTGTGCTCGGGGCGGACGCGGTCCCAACCGCGGGCCGCGTCGAAGCGGCGGATGCGCTCCTGGAGTCGGCTCACCGCGCTCTCCGGATCGGCTCGAGCAGCGACAGGTGCCCCAAGGTCGCCGCGGGCTGGCCGCGGTAGAGGAAACGCACCTCCTCGACCGGGCCCTGGTCGAGCACCGTGTAGGCCATGCCGTAGACGAGGAGCGTCTCCCCGGTGGTGCCGTAGCCCAGGCGCCCGTACCGCTCCGGCAGGTCGACGTAGGCGGTGGTGCCGCGCACGAAGACGGTGGGCGGGGGGAAGCCGGATGGGACGATGGGGGCGGCGCCCTGCGTCGGTCCGGCGACCAGCTCGTCGAGGGCGCGCTGGTAGGCGGATTCCCCGGGTGCGAGCGTGACCTTGCGTTTCTCGATCAGGAAACCGGTGGCGTCGTTCTTGGCGAAGTAGAGGCGCAGTTCGACCTCCCGGGGAACCTCCGGCTCCGCCTGCTCGGTCGGCAGGTTGACGACGCCGCTCTGCCGCGCTGGGCTGCTCGCCAGGTAGACGGCGAGCCCGACGAGGAGGAGCAACAAGCCGAGCACGTTCCAAAGCGTCAGGTAGCGTTTCAAGGCTGGCCTCCCAGGAAGCGCGCGACCGCACGCGCGATGACCTGTGCGTAGGCGCTTTGCTGCGCCGCGTTGCTGAGGCGGGCGCGGTCGTTGGCGTCGGTGAGCGAACCCAGCTCCACGAGCAACGCCGCCCCGGGGGCGTGCTCGAGGAGGTAGAGCGGCGTCTCGGCGCGCCGGGCGCTCAGCCCGATGCGCCCGAACGCCTCCTCCACGGCGTCGCTGAGCGCCGCGACGTCGCTGGAAGA
This genomic stretch from Oceanithermus profundus DSM 14977 harbors:
- a CDS encoding AAA family ATPase; this translates as MKIERLTLHGFKSFADRVELHFDRGISGVIGPNGSGKSNVVEAIRFVMGSRARALRAREAEALIFHGGDGRKPMPFAEVELVLRDGRERYVVRRRIDRSGDQDVRLNGKRATFRQIERVLAGTGLGKNAHALVGQGEVSTILESSPDALLERLEDAAGLRVVTLALRETRQRLERAARHLETLREQHAGRLAEKARLVAEAEEAKRAEALARERLAVQRGLFRARRRALEEEIARLRQRLGVLEQARVEAEKERLAAQERGEALERERSVAGEAFARVQARHAALESERGFLARERAQLHSALERLAAERSRLDEEAARLAQLQPPEPPSPPGPEEERARLHAAWEELATETAQAEEAARAAERAYAEQQRAFREYREALARYEAAREAHALARKERDRWAQALAEAERALEGARAARDEAAARDAELRATLEGLRDRAGRLRAELEAARREADRLEKLVAGGSDLAEGPRRLVRWRPAGMLGVVADLLEVPPGLEAAAEAALGARIQWVLMEDERSLREAVARLKREGGRATLLARDLARPRTGDLGPWLGREGVVGAAREIFAVRGERKLTDALFGDTLVVEDLEVALALAREKRRVRMVTLAGEVVEPLGSVSGGRAGRGGGARLELRNRLRRLNGEREEAEAELRRVEAEMRELEAARTALELGPLEERLRRLSAERDAAARALERLPEPGALPEPPAPVAEPDAGPLEAARRRLEVLNARRAELAARLEAWKEHDRDVANHRLALERYEERQERLAALRGRAEGLERERGRLEERLAEVEARLGELTRELEALGLEGLRVRVRALEEEAREVKARQQAWLERLAAIAGETEEARLLLARREATLEEVLREGAELPPGDHVEGTVRKLQLRLREIERELEGIGPVNHRAAQALEQLQAELGEVERALGEAEEAARKLTLETEELREAYDRQLQRAFARFRERFAYYGRALLGGMADVKLDEEGLHLIVQPQGKRTRDLRLLSTGEKTMGALGFLFALAEVGEGSLPIAVLDEVDAPLDESNILRFVGFLRDFARERQFILVTHQKRTMEACDVLWGVTNRGGASLVYSLRREEAGS
- a CDS encoding GerMN domain-containing protein gives rise to the protein MKRYLTLWNVLGLLLLLVGLAVYLASSPARQSGVVNLPTEQAEPEVPREVELRLYFAKNDATGFLIEKRKVTLAPGESAYQRALDELVAGPTQGAAPIVPSGFPPPTVFVRGTTAYVDLPERYGRLGYGTTGETLLVYGMAYTVLDQGPVEEVRFLYRGQPAATLGHLSLLEPIRRAR
- a CDS encoding MazG-like family protein; translation: MSRLQERIRRFDAARGWDRVRPEHTYLHLMEELGEVARELLRRAAYKEGAPNLTEELADAGLLLYKLADQLGIDLEAAMLRKLEANEARYPLASSREALERYLAHDDED